In a genomic window of Pieris brassicae chromosome 7, ilPieBrab1.1, whole genome shotgun sequence:
- the LOC123712235 gene encoding uncharacterized protein LOC123712235: MDKYLRPERFDIDPSDSSSTRAWIHWRKTFESFISVQKPTASETDAQSVPPSEWDSIKFQLLVNHISPNIYTYISEATNYEEAITILQKLYVKPKNLIFARHMLATRKQRPEEGIDTYLQALKLLSKDCDFAAVNAETNKNDSVRDAFISGISSHKIRQRLLENLTLTLDQAYNQALSLETAEINSQSFNTVSLNAVAPKAPTLQTVHDEPCSSVNNPRRRKCFFCGGQIHPRKNCPAFEKTCQLCNKKGHFATVCRSSSKATNSVVGTEDLSACITAASPSSLRKATVPAYIRGIRAEALLDTGSSISFINDSFARLCGLKRKSCNQTISMASLNHTSQVEGQTLQTLKIGNHKYDNVNLLIVKNLCADIIIGHDILEEHSSLEFSFGGPKHPLQVCNVTEASVPAVPLFANVSPNCKPIAIKSRRHSKEDSEFITEEIRNLIAEGVIEESKSPWRAQVLITKSETHRKRLVIDYSQTINRYTELDAYPLPNIEDLVSKVAKNKFFSLIDLKSAYHQVPILPKERKFTAFEALGNLYQFRRIPFGVTNGVSSFQRTIDWIIRKEKLQKNICVY, from the coding sequence ATGGATAAATATCTTCGCCCTGAAAGATTTGATATCGACCCGTCAGATAGCTCTAGTACGAGAGCTTGGATACACTGGCGTAAGACTTTCGAAAGCTTCATTTCCGTGCAGAAACCGACCGCTTCAGAAACAGATGCACAGTCGGTTCCTCCGTCAGAATGGGACAGCATAAAGTTTCAGCTTTTGGTAAATCATATATCaccaaatatttatacatatataagcGAAGCCACGAACTACGAAGAAGCGATCACAATACTGCAAAAACTTTATGTAAAACcgaaaaatctaatatttgcAAGGCACATGTTAGCAACAAGGAAACAACGACCAGAAGAAGGTATTGACACATATTTACAAGCTTTAAAACTGCTTTCTAAAGATTGTGACTTTGCGGCTGTTAATgcagaaacaaataaaaacgatAGCGTGCGTGATGCATTCATATCCGGTATATCATCGCATAAAATCAGACAAAGGCTTTTAGAAAACTTAACTCTAACACTTGATCAAGCTTACAACCAAGCACTCTCTCTAGAAACTGCAGAAATCAACTCTCAAAGCTTCAATACTGTATCTTTAAATGCTGTTGCTCCAAAAGCACCAACATTACAAACTGTGCACGACGAGCCCTGCTCTTCTGTTAATAATCCTCGACGACGAAAATGTTTCTTTTGTGGGGGACAAATACATCCTCGCAAGAACTGCCCTGCATTTGAAAAGACTTGTCAGCTCTGCAACAAGAAGGGGCACTTTGCCACTGTGTGCAGAAGCTCTTCCAAAGCTACAAACTCTGTGGTAGGTACTGAAGATCTTTCCGCTTGTATCACAGCAGCGTCACCTTCTTCACTACGTAAAGCTACTGTACCTGCTTATATTCGAGGAATAAGAGCAGAAGCACTTCTCGACACCGGCAGCTCCATCAGTTTTATAAATGACAGCTTTGCAAGACTATGCgggttaaaaagaaaatcctgCAATCAGACAATTTCTATGGCCTCTCTTAATCATACTTCACAAGTGGAAGGCCAAACTTTGCAAACCCTGAAAATCGGAAATcataaatatgataatgtGAATCTTCTTATCGTGAAAAATCTTTGTGCTGACATTATTATCGGCCATGACATCCTCGAAGAACATTCATCGCTAGAGTTCTCTTTTGGTGGGCCAAAACATCCACTTCAAGTATGTAACGTAACGGAAGCATCAGTACCAGCTGTACCACTTTTTGCGAATGTATCTCCCAACTGCAAACCTATTGCTATTAAGTCTCGAAGGCACAGCAAAGAGGATAgtgaatttattacagaaGAGATCAGAAACCTTATAGCAGAGGGCGTGATAGAAGAAAGTAAATCACCGTGGAGGGCCCAAGTACTAATAACAAAAAGCGAAACTCATAGAAAACGCCTTGTGATTGATTACTCTCAGACAATTAATCGTTACACAGAACTCGACGCGTACCCTTTACCAAACATTGAGGACTTAGTTTCGAAAGTGGCaaagaataaatttttcaGCCTTATAGACCTGAAAAGCGCGTACCATCAAGTGCCTATACTACCCAAAGAAAGGAAATTTACAGCTTTTGAAGCGCTGGGAAATTTGTACCAGTTCAGGCGTATTCCTTTTGGAGTAACAAATGGTGTTTCGAGCTTCCAACGAACAATCGATTGGATAATAAGAAAAGAGAAGCTTCAAAAAAACATATGCGTATATTGA
- the LOC123711579 gene encoding carboxypeptidase N subunit 2-like isoform X1, whose protein sequence is MKMYLLRNTFRVSVILSVLVYAAHAQSDSNDRKSPCDVFLQDGNNLTLNCSRRDIESVPKWPENLQSLGDKESRVLITFFNNSITNVTHLAPVPGNRIAISFKGNKIVEIEDDAFRNIARMVYLDLSNNYISGEVLRSEIFQGPYSNGIYSDIALETLNLGFNEIHSLDKYLFEHTPNLTRLYLNNNPIEILDHVTVSALSSAIKLEVLDLSKTDIDSIPLDAFKGLLNLRQIDLSGNLFLNVPESLSLLGNTLQYLTFNNNPLVELNDDSFIGLTSLLELEVGENQYLEEVKRSTFSPLKNLRVLHLSHNKNLRYISHNAFRGLKDRWALKEVYLDDNNLSELSTDLMPWNKLEVLGMTGNNWLCNCDLANIVTKQEASTKFRPGKVPFCAAPMRLNGAYITNITISFCPTFDTTFAPKKQFSITDLRPKHVLWSILGVSAVVGIGMICGIIVNAAKAFYKKKISQPIRYVNINNSESSFA, encoded by the exons ATGAAAATGTACTTGCTACGTAATACATTTAGA GTGTCAGTGATATTAAGTGTACTAGTTTACGCAGCTCACGCGCAGAGTGACTCGAATGACCGAAAGAGTCCTTGTGATGTGTTTCTTCAAGATGGCAACAATCTAACGTTGAACTGCTCACGGAGGGATATCGAGAGCGTACCCAAATGGCCTGAGAACCTCCAGAGCCTTGGTGACAAAG AGAGCCGTGTATTAATAACTTTCTTCAACAATAGTATAACAAATGTGACCCACCTAGCCCCAGTGCCGGGTAATAGAATAGCAATCAGCTTCAAGGGAAACAAAATTGTTGAGATAGAGGACGACGCATTTAGAAATATCGCCCGTATGGTCTATTTAGATCTTAGCAACAACTACATTTCAG gcGAGGTGTTAAGAAGCGAGATCTTCCAGGGCCCATATAGTAACGGAATCTACAGTGACATAGCCCTCGAGACCCTAAACCTGGGCTTCAATGAGATCCACTCCTTGGACAAATACCTGTTTGAGCACACGCCGAATTTAACACGACTATATCTTAACAACAATCCAATTGAGATTCTCGATCATGTGACCGTATCAGCGTTGTCAAGCGCCATCAAACTCgag GTCTTAGACTTATCAAAGACGGACATTGACAGTATACCATTGGACGCTTTTAAAGGTCTGTTGAACCTTAGGCAAATCGACCTGTCTGGAAACcttttcctaaacgttccagAGAGTCTAAGTTTACTTGGCAACACCTTGCAATATCTTACATTCAACAACAACCCACTTGTTGAGTTGAATGACGACAGTTTTATTG GATTGACAAGTTTGCTAGAACTGGAAGTAGGCGAAAATCAATACTTGGAGGAAGTCAAACGCAGTACATTCTCGCCGTTAAAAAATCTCAGAGTTCTACATCTATCTCACAACAAGAATTTACGGTACATTAGTCACAATGCTTTCAGGGGACTTAAAGATAGATGGGCATTGAAAGAG GTATACCTTGATGACAACAACTTGAGCGAACTATCAACTGATCTTATGCCGTGGAACAAGTTGGAGGTGTTAGGTATGACTGGCAATAACTGGCTTTGTAACTGTGACTTGGCCAATATTGTGACAAAACAGGAGGCAAGTACTAAGTTCAGGCCAGGAAAAGTACCATT TTGTGCAGCACCTATGAGACTGAATGGGGCCTATATAACAAACATCACCATATCATTTTGCCCTACATTTGACACAACCTTTGCACCAAAGAAACAATTCTCCATTACTGATTTAAGACCAAAACATGTTCTGTGGAGTATTTTAGGAGTGTCAGCAGTTGTTGGAATAGGAATGATTTGTGGGATCATTGTAAATGCTGCTAAAGCattttacaagaaaaaaataagtcagCCTATTCGCTatgtaaacattaataattctGAATCAAGCTTCGCTTGA
- the LOC123711579 gene encoding carboxypeptidase N subunit 2-like isoform X2 codes for MIIVSVILSVLVYAAHAQSDSNDRKSPCDVFLQDGNNLTLNCSRRDIESVPKWPENLQSLGDKESRVLITFFNNSITNVTHLAPVPGNRIAISFKGNKIVEIEDDAFRNIARMVYLDLSNNYISGEVLRSEIFQGPYSNGIYSDIALETLNLGFNEIHSLDKYLFEHTPNLTRLYLNNNPIEILDHVTVSALSSAIKLEVLDLSKTDIDSIPLDAFKGLLNLRQIDLSGNLFLNVPESLSLLGNTLQYLTFNNNPLVELNDDSFIGLTSLLELEVGENQYLEEVKRSTFSPLKNLRVLHLSHNKNLRYISHNAFRGLKDRWALKEVYLDDNNLSELSTDLMPWNKLEVLGMTGNNWLCNCDLANIVTKQEASTKFRPGKVPFCAAPMRLNGAYITNITISFCPTFDTTFAPKKQFSITDLRPKHVLWSILGVSAVVGIGMICGIIVNAAKAFYKKKISQPIRYVNINNSESSFA; via the exons GTGTCAGTGATATTAAGTGTACTAGTTTACGCAGCTCACGCGCAGAGTGACTCGAATGACCGAAAGAGTCCTTGTGATGTGTTTCTTCAAGATGGCAACAATCTAACGTTGAACTGCTCACGGAGGGATATCGAGAGCGTACCCAAATGGCCTGAGAACCTCCAGAGCCTTGGTGACAAAG AGAGCCGTGTATTAATAACTTTCTTCAACAATAGTATAACAAATGTGACCCACCTAGCCCCAGTGCCGGGTAATAGAATAGCAATCAGCTTCAAGGGAAACAAAATTGTTGAGATAGAGGACGACGCATTTAGAAATATCGCCCGTATGGTCTATTTAGATCTTAGCAACAACTACATTTCAG gcGAGGTGTTAAGAAGCGAGATCTTCCAGGGCCCATATAGTAACGGAATCTACAGTGACATAGCCCTCGAGACCCTAAACCTGGGCTTCAATGAGATCCACTCCTTGGACAAATACCTGTTTGAGCACACGCCGAATTTAACACGACTATATCTTAACAACAATCCAATTGAGATTCTCGATCATGTGACCGTATCAGCGTTGTCAAGCGCCATCAAACTCgag GTCTTAGACTTATCAAAGACGGACATTGACAGTATACCATTGGACGCTTTTAAAGGTCTGTTGAACCTTAGGCAAATCGACCTGTCTGGAAACcttttcctaaacgttccagAGAGTCTAAGTTTACTTGGCAACACCTTGCAATATCTTACATTCAACAACAACCCACTTGTTGAGTTGAATGACGACAGTTTTATTG GATTGACAAGTTTGCTAGAACTGGAAGTAGGCGAAAATCAATACTTGGAGGAAGTCAAACGCAGTACATTCTCGCCGTTAAAAAATCTCAGAGTTCTACATCTATCTCACAACAAGAATTTACGGTACATTAGTCACAATGCTTTCAGGGGACTTAAAGATAGATGGGCATTGAAAGAG GTATACCTTGATGACAACAACTTGAGCGAACTATCAACTGATCTTATGCCGTGGAACAAGTTGGAGGTGTTAGGTATGACTGGCAATAACTGGCTTTGTAACTGTGACTTGGCCAATATTGTGACAAAACAGGAGGCAAGTACTAAGTTCAGGCCAGGAAAAGTACCATT TTGTGCAGCACCTATGAGACTGAATGGGGCCTATATAACAAACATCACCATATCATTTTGCCCTACATTTGACACAACCTTTGCACCAAAGAAACAATTCTCCATTACTGATTTAAGACCAAAACATGTTCTGTGGAGTATTTTAGGAGTGTCAGCAGTTGTTGGAATAGGAATGATTTGTGGGATCATTGTAAATGCTGCTAAAGCattttacaagaaaaaaataagtcagCCTATTCGCTatgtaaacattaataattctGAATCAAGCTTCGCTTGA